The genomic region TTCTAGtacaacttcaatttttttttataaaaatcccTTCTCTAAGAACAGAAATTTTCGCAAAAACTCTCTGCATATATCAACTTCtacttctaaaattattaagaaaacaCTTTTAAGCAAAAAGCTAGAAACACCTAATTGCTTTGactatttgtaaataaatctgatttctttttatactttttacccttattataataattttaattcaaatttatcccttttaacttatttttagaattgcacatccaaaatttttgttagaatttcaaataatttgaataacgTGATACTAATAAAATTCACACTTTCACATAGTTGgtatgttatttaatattatttctatatcatataaaaatataaattaaattgttatgatcaattaaaatatatttttttgacaatcatgcaaattatttattgtctatgaatgaacaattatattatttagaggaagtattattattagacATTTCAACATCtattagttttaatattttaacaatacATATCACATACtacttcaaataaaatttattatttttgaggaaaaataatttttcttaacaaaatacaaatacaaatattaagaaaaaataatatctttttaacatTGGAGAATAAAAcaatctttaattaattaaatttattttaaattgttttccCCACCAAAACTACCCAACTTACATTTGATCTACTTCTCGCTCTTTTTCCAAACACCACCACTCTTGATTTTGCTACATTTGTcaactttttctataaaaatcacttatgcaaaagcataaattttcacaaaacacTCCCGAAGTGAGCTTTCAATTAGTGATGTCTGTCTACTTTCAGAAGAACGTCAACAACTTAAGAACTTCTGTAAAAACCGGCATGCTGAAATTTGTAACCTCAACTCTTAACAAATCCTTGAACCAAGAACAATGGTTTTGAACTAATTTAAGTTGCTGCCagttcaaaaataaactaCACCAGCATCTTGCCTCTTGTTACACCGCTCCATAGAAGATCATATGAAATAGTAAAAGAAGAGACCACTGCAGTCCACTTGTACTGGGGAAGACGTAGTGTGGGGGGTGGTCTAGCTCCAAGGTCGGGTCTGTTTCAAGGTCAGTCTTAGATCGGAATATGGAAGGGCCAAACCATCTAACATAATGTCACATGACGTATTCTATAAAACGATGATTCAATCAAGTTCAACCAGAAAAAGATGACCGGAAAATTGAATGattaaatgagaaaattcTCCTGTTCCCAGCAACTTCTCATGATTCACCAACATCCCTAACTCTGTTACCAGATCCCAAACCACCAAAAactagcaaaaaaaaaagttttaacaAGCATCAACCTTTGATCTACcaaaaattccacaaaattcTGCTTTCTCATTCCACATGGTCACAATCCTCCAAGACATATTCAAAATAGAGCTCAAGGAAAGAGGATAATGGTGACAGAAGATACAAAGATACTCTGGTCGGACCATGTTTGGAACATGCTCAAGCAAAATCGTAAGCATTCTTGATAATTCTGACATTCAAGTATTTGAAGAGGTATGAGAAATTTCTCGACAAGGAGAAATGAGAGTCATTGGTTAGTTACCCAGGTAATTTTCAGGTTGCATCACCGGAAAAGCCTTGGGACTGATTTTTTTGGGATCTTGCCTTCAAGCTTTAGTCTTCTATATGCTTCTCTCATGTGGCATGGCCTGATTGGTCCTGTATCCTTTCTCTCTGCCATTACTACTCTGgctgcaatacttagtgcctCAGTACAACTTAAAGGGGGAAAAGTTACTTGTCCATTCACATAACAAAGAGTatcatttaacttttatttccATAATAAGCAAGagagaatttattttcattttttcctataatcTATATACAGAAAGAAGAAGGAGATGCGGAATACCATTGTTTCAAGAAGAACAAGTCAGCATACCTGTTTCAACAAGCTCCCCTACAAACATTTTTGCGATTCCAGATACCACAATAGTCATAGGTATAGAAATTTTAGCACTTCCAGTTATGCTTGTTAATAACTGCATTTGGACACAACAAAAAAGCATCATATCGATAATCCCTGTGGCAATATGGTTCACAGATGcacttttttgttcaaattgtTTGATGATTGATCATGGTTTTCAGCCAACATGATGCCTACCCTTTTCATGTTGGATTTCTGAAATCCAGATCTTCGAAACGATTCATACCTACTCATTTGTTCCTCTGTAAAATGAGCTAAAATTTCCCTGAAGAAGAACTAGGTCAATCAACTTAAAAACtgaataacaaataaaaatattgaaaatgaaggaaaatcaATGTACAGATTATATAGATAAACCAATAAGTAAATACTCTTCATACTCTTTTGGCAGATCTGCTGCATTGGTTTGACAAGAAAGTGCATGCATTACCAACACATTTCAAGAACTTGtgagaaaaataagagaaaatgtTATTTAAATTCTCTGGGAATGACAATCAAGAGCAGAgaagattaatttaaaacaatatcTATCAGTATCAGAGAACATGACCAACCTTTATAACGTTTCTTTGCcaagtaaaattaatagaaCGATCAAAAGGAATCAATAAATAAGAAACATGAATTGATATTCTAaatctttcaataatttccaTCCTGCAACTCGTAAACAATTAATTCCTAAAAGACCAAAGACATGCAAATCCAAGAAAAGGTAATTAATTCAACTCCCCTAGCAGTTTGCACTTGGACCTTGCAACTTCATCAGTATTTTGGATGTTTACCAAGGTAGCTTATGCCACAGGGCAATATTTAAAACTTCAGccattatttaatttccatAGGGTTGGTCCTGCTTTTCTTAAGCATCAAGACTACTACTGTTGGTATTAACAAATCTCTTCATCTGAGAAAGTGACAGTTATGCACTTCTGAAactaatttttcttatcaaaaattcattatatagAAACATGACAGCTAAAACACACTTGCGTCTGAAATATCTAAATCGTCACATTCTGTTTAAGTAAATCGAGACTCAAGCATGTCAGGAAATGATAAGAGCTTCTTGTGCTAGTATTGCAGTTTGCTTATAATGTGGaattttgatgtatttttgggaaaattaaACTGCATAATTTTGATACTAATCAACTTTATATGGCAACTTGGATAACAAGTTCTCAAAAAAAATGTGGATCAATCAGCCAATAAGAACATATAAACAATCTTATGAATATTGATTGACTTCCACTGTTTTAGTCAAGGTTTCGAAACTTGGCTCTATAACTAAAATTCTCTGAACTCCAGAATGTTCATTGTTTGTTCTGTGTTAATAACCAGATGAGATTATACTACCTTGATGAAGGCAGTAAAGGATATCCACGAATTTATGATATGCATATGAATCAGTCTCATTTCGACATTGTGAATACCCAAAAAACAAGGAAAACTTGCAAAGTATAGTTATGACACACCACTTGTCTGGCAGTGAAGGTAGCCTATAGAATTTGACTATGAGTGATTAGCTTATGCAGAATCCACTTCTggtatgatcaaattatagaAACAGGGGAAACAAAATCGGGCCAAGTTTCTTTTACTTAGTCTCATTGAATAGCAAGTTAACAGATGGAAGACCATCTGGTCAGGACTTAGTTGAAGAAAGCACCATTCACCTACTGAATATTTGTAACACCTCATGAGGAACTTAAAACATATCAGTAAACACTTTACAAATAACCAAGCAAAAGGGAGCATGACATAAATCAGAAACCGAACAATAGGATAATGAGATCAAAGAGTAAGTTCTAAACTCCTTTGACATGTGTCAGCAAACGCACACATACTTCTACTTTTGTACTTTGTACCACGGCCAAAgcatgtaaaataaattaaaaaaggaaaaccaTGAATACATGAACATACATGATAGAGAAAAGATTCGAGAATTAACAAAACATTGGGATCAAGTCTCCATAGGTGTACAGAATCATAAGATGAGGAAGATGACGATGGGCCTTAGATGGGGAGTTGAAAACTTTGTGAATAAAAAGAACATGGTGAAGAAGTAATACAATTTCAAGGGCAAAGAGGTCTTCATTTCCTTGCTCAAGCTAGAGGAATCTAAATCCTAGACCACAGAggcaaaattttcttttgaggaTTCAGTTTCCTCAATAAGACCCCCAATATGATAACCAATTGGGATGCCATTAATTGCAAAACCAAGTGCCTAATAATAAACCATCAACCACTCAAGAAAAAGGatacaatgaaaaaataagacTTCTCACGAGGTCATGCAAATAACTTAGTCAACTTACTGCATCTTAGCCGTTTTTGCAGGATCACCAGTAGGTCGCAACTTGCCAAACTCAACATCCATgttctcttcttcctcctcctcatcatcttctttgtttttgctGATTGGGCCAGCAGTCCCTATTGACACAGCACCCAAAGTTGAAGGATCTGTGGCATTAACATTAGTACTTGCATCCAACTCTCCGGTAACAATTGTACTGGGGCCAGCTGAAGTTTGGACTTCATTCTCATCAAGACCAACTGGGGATTCTGGTGGTGATTCCTCTTGCTCCTCAAATGCAATCTCAAACGGATCCTTTGATTTCTTCATAGTGGTTGCCTACAAATGTTTATCAATAGATCTTCAAAGCTTACAAGTTATCCATTgagataaagataaaaaatcatatatattaaaaaaatttaaaagccAGAGTTATGGATACAAACACGGCATCTACTAATAGGAATGCACATAAAAATCTGTGGTAGAAGAATAACAATTTCAGAACTTTTCtcctatatttaatatattatataaattggttGAAGTAATCACTGCAACCTACTTGCAGTGCAGTCAGCAGGTAGACTCTGAAATATATTTGTCTGGTTTCGGAAAAATGAGAAACATGTTATCAACCTAGATAACTGAAATGCTTTATCCTCTAAAACTAACGTTTAGATGAGATGATCATTTAACATGGTCTTATGATTTGACATCACCAAATACTGAATTCAGCTCTACTGTTTATCTGAATATAACCACAAAGTATATTGCACCACTTGGTGGATAAGTTACTGACTAGATCCAACAAGTATCTGCATGTGTGCACTCAACTAACTTGAggtttaaattaacaaaaatccTGAAccattttgtaaaatttgataGCAACTCTCATCAAAATCTACATAGACGGGTAGTTCCAGTCCCTCAACTTTCATTAAGTCCTAAGATAATCCTCTTGATCAACATCTGACAGTAATTTCAGGCCAACAAGAATAGAAATATCAGTAAAATGTTTACACATCTTTCGGCTAGTATAAGCAACCTGTACTTTTCATCCCTAGAACTAATTCTAAACGTTAAATAGCACCTAAAGGGACTGGGACTATAGGCATAATGTGTCTAAAACTTAACCATGATTCAATTTTAAACAACAGTGAAAGATAAGGCATTCTGAGGCCAGCTTAAGCATATTTTGAGGGTACAATGTtgctttttttgtttacaaaTTTCTAAGAACACTGGGTAAACATCATCACAAACTAAAAACGTAGCAAATGTGCTGCTGCAAGATATTTGGTACTAGGCCTGGCAACGAGTCGACACAGTAttttcgagctcgagctcgagctcgagtttgTTCCAAAAATTGCAGCAGAATGGAGGTGGGAAGGAGAGGAATTTTACAACATtagatacaaaatttttcagaattttgctaatcgataatggtcttccatacaacattacaactcttttaaaaaagcaaacaacaacaacaagaattaaacaaatcattgTCCCCTgaaaacacacccaaacccaagaaaaaaaatttaaacaagatgctaaaaacacacccaaacccaagaaaaagaagaataagtaaaatgcAACAAAGAAATAAGGATTACCTGGAAGCCGTACTCGTCGCCTTCCTCGTTGCCGATTTACCGTCCTTGTTGCCGTGAGTTTGGGGCTAGGGTTCTAAGAGATGGGTTTGGGGAAAAAATGAGTGGAGAAAGATGGAAGCCGTACTCGTCGCCGTCCTCGTTGTCGACCTGCCGTCCTTGTTGCCGTGAGTTTGGAGTTAGGGTTCTAAGagatgggtttggggaagaattgagagaggagaaagaatggagaagaaacacaaagagagaaaggaggaggaagaagaaacgacaacaagagagagaaagagatagtttttgatttttgactttttgtattattattattagtattagtattattattattgttattattattgttagtattactattataataataatagtaataataataatatattattattattattattattattttaaattatgagatcgaatcataaaatttttacatagatatagttgaaattaatatatgttcataatttgcaaaatttatatatttataaatattagtataacattgatgtaactatcatcttacattgttgaacaacatgagTTAATCgaaccatcaaaattcagatcaaatcgttagatatgataaaacttacaaaaaaatacacttgataaagtttagacttattggatatgcggatgtcgagatatcgtactcggaacataaatataatcattcaagacggtgtatcgttgaattaggtcgtgtatatatttaaatttcgtatgaatcaggtgctcaaattttaagatatcgtaattattgattaaactttttaatctcattgtatatataataaaataataattagaattgttcaaccatcatcatcattattattattattgttgtaattgttattattattattattattatgatttttaaattaattcatagaaattactaaattttgatataaatttataaataataaaaaatcataagtgaattacttgtcaatttaaaaaatgtataacgtaatacaaatatatattaaaatataacataaagatattataataattttaattataaaaaaaattataatttactaagttgttgattaaatttatttttatataaagatcaaatgtataaataaaagtaccatagcaaccataatttattattatccaaaataaaatgtatgatattaattaataattataatatatggtcaatttacattataaaactgatcaaatattaaatatataaagaattcaaaaataaaaataaatataaaaaataaaaaatattcatcagcGCGCGAGTGGTGAACGCCTAAAACTCAGCTCGAGCTCGCTCGAAAAACGTtgagccggctcgactcatctgccacctCTATTTGGTACCATAACATCCTCCAATGATTCAAGCAACAGTAGTAACACTGATGGAAAATTCATCAAGTTTCAAAGAAAGAGGGTTTAGAGAGAAACAAGTGGTAGACACACCAACAAAAACTAGACCCGCACAATGTCGTATAGAAACTTCACATTTCTCAGATGCATATTAATAGAACAGCTAATGCACTTCAGaattcactaaataatatgtactcaaatacaaatacatacaAACATAAACTGAAATGACAACTCTTGAAAACACACCTCCAACTAAGTCTTCCTGAGATTCTACAAAAAATCAATGTTAGTaatgaatgaaaacaaaaattgattagGATTCTTCCGTAGGCGCGCGCCCGCGTGTATGTGCATGTGCATTTGTGCGTATTTTCTGTTATACATGTGAAGATATATGAGgggtaatttaatcataaaaaaatttatttgatttgcaataacTTAGTGATAACTCAATTGGggttaaatataaacttttataccatttttattaatatcaccAAATTTAGTGAATCTTGACTAATggatgaacttatttgttagatagaagcaaaccttactggtgctagatataattttcaaactacagaaaatctatatataattacacaaaattttttaggagaggggagtgtaattatctccaaaatagGCTAGTTGTCAACGCATGCAATCATATAAAAGATAAGTATggtataaaataaagagaaaaaaagaaaaattatgcaaagAAACAATCGTGGTGTGATGggatgagaaagaaataagtCTGcgaggagaaaaaaaaaaaaagctaagagaaactatatatatataatattgagtttataaaaaatataaaagttgtgagaaaaaataagaataagagagaaaaatggagCAATGaacgaaagaaaaaaaatatataattgtgagattattaaaaaaatattaaaattattattttgaccaaatttatctttaaagAGTGTAAATGAACTAAAGGGTAAATTTAGTATTAAGAAATTAGTACAAgaaaaagttttcttttataatagtttatcATATGtaagtaattaaataagaaaaaataaaataaataagggaTTAAAgctgataaaattaataaagtttataaaaGCCTGGAATAATAGCATattggtttttctttcttgagatGGATTTCAACAAATATCCATCTGCTTGTGTTTATGTTATTAGAACTCCATATTCAAAACGATTGAAGCATCACAAAGTTCCACAGTGCAGCAGTCCGAAAGGGCTAACCTTTTTAGTCCAATtttccttaaattaattattatccaacGTATTATAAGCTTCATAATCTTACTTTAACTGAAGAGCTATAAAACGCCGAGATTTAAGTCACTTGTGGGTGGTCTATAGAGTGTCATACAACTCATTCTGTGAACGATCTCCTCATTTGTTGCCAAAATCGAGCGTCTGCAGATGCCTGCGTTTATATCTTTGCTATTGATATTAGTTTCTGAATTCTGTCATACTGGTACTAAGTCATGCAACTAAATGTAACTTGACATCAAAGGACGTCGCATAATTCTGGACAATATAGGAGTTTGAAATGAAGAATATTTGCTGGATCAGAGCAGAAAAGTCATCTGGAAAAATGATCTACTTCAAATCTTTCTTCACAACCATCACCGGAACATTTGAAAACCATCGGTCCCTATCATTATATATCCAAATGGCATTGTCAAACACCACCATTCTTGCACCCGACCTATATCGTTTCGCTCTAATGAACAAAGGACTCTTGAACAACccaatcttttttattttttttcccagcAGTACTATTTGAGCGATCAATAGCAATCAACCAGAAAATGCATACAAGACGATTTTCCTGAGCCACCACAGGGATCCCAACTAGGTTGTGTTGCAAGAAATAATGATATGTCTCGAATTTTTAGGCGATTAACtgcatataacaaataataagaaaagagaaagcCATAAAACAAACATTTCTATGCATATACACGACATTTCACTGAAGTTGGGGGTTGTTCGTCGCTATAATTTCACAGGACAGGCGTTAACACTGTCTTACAAACCATTTTCTCCTCTTGCTTTTGCTGTAAACCACTTACTTGAAAGATGCAAAAAAGCTGATGGTGTCGTTGAGAGCCTGGATGAAGTCATCCACGTCCTCTTTCGTGTTGTAGAAATGAAGGCTTGCCCTCGCACTTGCATTCACTCCCAAATAGCGATGAAGGGGCTGAGCACAATGATGACCCGATCTAATAGCTACACTATGCTGAAAAAATTTTACACGGTACAAGTCACGAAGCCTGTTATAGACACAGAAAagagggagaaatagaaagtATACTTTCCCAAAACAAGGAATATGAAGAAACAAACTGTCTTTGGAATACACTAAAATGATGGGCAACAATTTTCCTCTGCAATTGATCTTCCCATAGATTAAtgtttccatttcttttcaaTGCTTAAAGAAACTAGACAAACACAAGCAAGAGGATGTTACTGTATCAGTACCTGCTGATCAAGAAAAGTAGCAATATCCGTTGGATGAGCATCTTCCACATTGAAAGAACAAAGTGCTGCTCTCTTAACAGTTCTCGAAGGGGCCGGACCATAGACACGGACATTGGGCACTGAGCACAAGCTATCATATAAATAGTTGGCTAGCTCTACCTGAAAggcaaaaataaacaaaagagaaatacCATCATGTAAGCTTACCATTTCAGTTAAAGGCCATTGTTTTTGCATCAGCTATTTAATTCACATCCTACCAAAGAGTCATCTTAAAACAAACCTACATTTCCTAGAGAGTACAAAAAGTTAGCAGAATTGGTGATAGTATCGTATAAGAACAGTAGATACAATTTATACAGCAGTTAATGTCACCATCATATGTTAAAAGGTGATTCTCTGCAGTATACAAGTTTCAATAGCAAGAGGTGGCCCAGATGGCCATAGAACTCTCAAGAGAGAGGAGATAACGAGCTTGTGTCAGACAAACTCTTACTTTATCCTGAATAATGTGTGGTTGGTTTATGATGGAGCAGAATAAAGAAAGTGCAAAATGATACTTAAATATTGTCAAGAGAGCAAACACTGCTGGAATAGATTCCATTTCCAGAAATAAACAACTAGAGTACAAAGTTCAGCGACACACTTATCTCTCTGACTATCTATTTCTTAGGTAAGGGATGGGACCGTAGGGGCATGATAATTCTCCTCTAAAGCACAAGTACAGATGAGTTTTTTAAGGTTTACAGTTACAAATATGTGAATGGTTAAAGATGCTAAGCAAAAAATTGCACCCATGAGATTTATGACATCACAAATTGCAAGTAAAGCACCCAACGTATATGTACCTCCATCATCTAGCCTTTAACAGAGTCAGTAATCAACTAGTAAGAAACTTTAGACGGCAGCAAAAAGAAGTGCTAGTGTCAGATATACATGCTTAACCAACTAAGCTTTAGCCTCCAAAATTCTGATCAAAGATTAAAGCCTCAATTCCATTTATTCCAGATCTCCAGTAACTGATAACCATGTTGAATCgaagaataaatttttagcTTGTTTAggtgattaataatataagagaatgaaaatatgaatttaaataaaatcaaagaaaaggCAGAATAGCAAATACAATGAAGAGAAATATATCACAAGCTTAGATGAAAACTGACATCTTATACTGCAGagaacttaaataaatattgttaagaACAAATAATAGCATTCAAACACAAAACTAAAAGTACAAACAGTTGTCCCagtcaatattttcaaacacgTCAACATAAGGCATTCATTGACTTCACTCCAAACAAGACTGAGGAGTCAAAAcctagaaagaaaaatactaaaatgttCTTTTTCATGTAGTGGCATGGACCTGAATCCAAATTTACCTCATAATCATGAATATTTTGCATTCCAATGCCtgataaataatcaattgatGCTCCCAACGCAATGGCTTCCCCAATAGCAGGAGTTCCAGCTTCAAATCTGAACTTAATAGAAATCATGCATAATGGAACATCAGCAAGTAAACAAAAGGTTCAGTAACACAGACAAAAGAagacagcagcagcagcagcaacattGGGTTTAGAATgaataaataacatataatatatatcctGACTATGCAGACAACAGTGGTTTACATAAAGGAGGCACCAAAGATGTGAGCCCATATGAGAGGAGCTGCATGGCTAAAGGAAGTGATACAAGTAAACATATCATGTACTAGGTCGTTCCAAGGTGATACTAATCAACCAACTGAATGACTGAGTTAAGTAAAATGGTAGAGAAGACTTGTGCATCAATCTTCAAGTATTAAGTAACATGGACACTTGGGGCAAACTTGGGAATGAAGATACTAAgcttttggtacaaatttttaattaaaaatcataatgttACATCATGAGAAATGAAGAAACTGAGGAATATTTTGTTCACCATTCAAGAACTTCATGGTAGGagtataataattcaaatgtaCTCTAAATTTAAAGATAAGATTGACACCTTATTCAGCCGCAATATTCTCTCATTTTGAGGAACCTAAAGTATTGGATGCACTTTCAACAAGTCCAAAGAGGAATATCAAAGAAATCTAAGAGGTTTGAACTTGAATGCATACTGCATCTCACAAAGACAGAGTCTTAAAcatgtttatttgttttttcatctTCTACTTCTTTTCTGGCTTGGTGGCAGGGGTGTAAAACAACTTTGAAAGAAGAACATACTagc from Sesamum indicum cultivar Zhongzhi No. 13 linkage group LG3, S_indicum_v1.0, whole genome shotgun sequence harbors:
- the LOC105158007 gene encoding transcription initiation factor TFIID subunit 11, whose product is MKKSKDPFEIAFEEQEESPPESPVGLDENEVQTSAGPSTIVTGELDASTNVNATDPSTLGAVSIGTAGPISKNKEDDEEEEEENMDVEFGKLRPTGDPAKTAKMQEILAHFTEEQMSRYESFRRSGFQKSNMKRLLTSITGSAKISIPMTIVVSGIAKMFVGELVETARVVMAERKDTGPIRPCHMREAYRRLKLEGKIPKKSVPRLFR